The following are encoded together in the Coturnix japonica isolate 7356 chromosome 8, Coturnix japonica 2.1, whole genome shotgun sequence genome:
- the ANKRD13C gene encoding ankyrin repeat domain-containing protein 13C isoform X2, translating to MTGEKLRSLRRDHKPSKEDGDLLGHGEEEAAAAPGAVFTGGRGSGKGGRAGGHRVFSNNHQQRLKGPAGGGTGPGAEAERCPGHFPVHECVFKGDVRRLSALIRTQGIGQKDSHECAHLLLAHNAPVKVKNAQGWSPLAEAISYGDRQMITALLRKLKQQSRESVEEKRPRLLKALKELGDFYLELHWDFQSWVPLLSRILPSDACKIHKQGINIRLDTTLIDFTDMKCQRGDLSFIFNGDAAPSESFVVLDNEQKVYQRIHHEESEMETEEEVDILMSSDIYSATLSTKSITFTRAQTGWLFREDKTERVGNFLADFYLVNGLVLESRKRREHLSEEDILRNKAIMESLSKGGNLMEQNFEPVRRQSLTPPSPNTITWEEYISAENGKAPHLGRELVCKESKKTFKATIAMSQEFPLGIESLLNVLEVIAPFKHFNKLREFVQMKLPPGFPVKLDIPVFPTITATVTFQEFRYDEFDESIFTIPDDYKEDPSRFPDL from the exons ATGACCGGCGAGAAGCTGCGCTCGCTGCGCAGGGACCACAAGCCCAGCAAGGAGGACGGGGACCTGCTGGGGCACGGCGAGGAGGAGGCGGCCGCCGCGCCAGGAGCCGTGTTCACCGGGGGGCGCGGGAGCGGCAAaggcggccgggccggggggcACCGCGTGTTCAGCAACAACCACCAGCAGCGGCTGAAGGGCCCGGCGGGCGGCGGGACGGGCCCGGGCGCGGAGGCCGAGCGGTGCCCCGGGCACTTCCCCGTGCACGAGTGCGTCTTCAAGGGGGACGTGAGGCGGCTGTCGGCGCTCATCCGCACGCAGGGCATCGGCCAGAAGGACAGCCACG AATGTGCCCACTTGCTTTTAGCCCACAACGCTCCAGTAAAGGTGAAAAATGCTCAGGGATGGAGCCCTCTTGCAGAAGCCATCAGCTATGGAGACAGACAAATGA TTACAGCACTCCTACGGAAGCTTAAACAGCAGTCCAGGGAAAGTGTTGAGGAAAAGCGACCTCGATTATTAAAAGCCCTGAAGGAG CTAGGTGACTTCTATCTAGAGCTTCACTGGGATTTTCAAAGCTGGG TGCCTTTACTTTCCCGAATTCTGCCTTCCGATGCATGTAAAATACACAAGCAAGGTATAAATATCAG GCTGGACACAACTCTCATAGATTTTACTGACATGAAGTGCCAACGAGGGGATttaagcttcatttttaatggtGATGCAGCACCCTCTGAATCTTTTGTAGTTTTAGACAACGAACAAAAAGTTTACCAGCGAATACATCATGAG GAATCTGAGATGGAAACGGAGGAAGAGGTTGACATTTTGATGAGCAGTGATATTTACTCAGCAACGTTATCAACCAAATCAATCACCTTCACGCGTGCCCAGACAGGATGGCTTTTTCGAGAAGACAAAACA GAAAGAGTAGGAAACTTCTTGGCAGATTTCTACCTGGTTAATGGACTTGTGTTAGaatcaagaaaaagaagggaacaCCTCAGTGAGGAGGATATTCTTCGGAATAAAGCTATCATGGAGAGCCTGAGTAAAGGTGGCAACTTAATGGAGCAAAACTTTGAG CCCGTCAGACGACAATCCCTCACTCCACCATCGCCCAATACCATTACATGGGAGGAGTACATATCAGCTGAAAATGGAAA AGCTCCTCATTTGGGCAGAGAACTGgtctgcaaagaaagcaagaaaacctTTAAAGCAACAATAGCAATGAGCCAGGAGTTTCCCTTAGGAATCGAATC aTTATTGAATGTTTTAGAAGTAATTGCACCCTTCAAGCACTTTAACAAACTTAGAGAATTTGTTCAGATGAAGCTTCCACCAGGCTTTCCTGTCAAATTAG ATATCCCCGTGTTTCCCACCATCACAGCCACTGTGACTTTCCAGGAGTTCCGTTACGATGAGTTTGATGAGTCCATCTTCACTATTCCTGATGACTACAAGGAGGACCCCAGCCGTTTTCCTGATCTCTAA
- the SRSF11 gene encoding serine/arginine-rich splicing factor 11 isoform X3, with product MPGYFSAGVIPDETKALSLLAPANAVAGLLPGGGLLPTPNPLSQIGAVPLAALGAPALDPALAALGLPGANLNSQSLAADQLLKLMSTVDPKLNHVAAGLVSPSLKSDTSSKEIEEAMKRVREAQSLISAAIEPDKKDEKRRHSRSRSRSRRRRTPSSSRHRRSRSRSRRRSHSKSRSRRRSKSPRRRRSHSRERSRRSRSTSKTRDKKKEEKEKKRSKTPPKSYSTTRRSRSTSRERRRRRSRSGTRSPKKPRSPKRKMSRSPSPRRHKKEKKKDKDKERSRDERERSTSKKKKSKDKEKDRERKSESDKDVKQVTRDYDEEEQGYDSEKEKKEEKKTADSSPKVKESAAEKGSGESARESKVNGDDHHEEDMDMSD from the exons ATGCCAGGCTATTTCTCTGCAGGAGTCATTCCTGATGAGACTAAGGCTTTGTCTCTCTTGGCACCAGCCAATGCTGTGGCAGGTCTGCTGCCTGGAGGTGGACTCCTGCCTACTCCCAACCCACTTTCTCAG ATTGGTGCTGTTCCTTTAGCTGCTCTCGGAGCTCCTGCTCTCGATCCTGCCCTTGCTGCTCTTGGGCTTCCTGGAGCAAACTTAAACTCTCAG TCTCTTGCAGCGGATCAGCTACTCAAACTGATGAGCACAGTGGATCCAAA gctgaacCACGTAGCTGCAGGTCTTGTTTCACCAAGCCTGAAATCAGATACCTCCAgtaaagaaatagaagaagCTATGAAAAGAGTACGAGAAGCACAGTCGTTAATTTCTGCTGCTATCGAGCCAG acaaaaaagatgagaaaaggcGGCATTCACGGTCAAGATCGCGCtcaaggaggaggaggacgcCTTCTTCATCTAGACACAG ACGGTCAAGGAGCAGATCAAGGAGAAGGTCCCATTCAAAATCAAGAAGCAGGAGGCGATCTAAAAGTCCAAGGCGAAGAAGATCTCATtccagagagagaagcagaagatcCAGGAGCACATCCAAAACCAG ggataaaaagaaagaagagaaagaaaagaaacgtTCTAAGACTCCCCCCAAAAGCTACAGCACAACGAGGCGATCCAGGAGCACAAGCAG GGAAAGACGGCGTAGAAGAAGCAGGAGTGGAACACGGTCACCTAAAAAGCCCAGGTCACCTAAAAGGAAAATGTCGCGGTCCCCATCTCCCCGCAG gcataaaaaggagaaaaagaaggataaAGACAAAGAGAGAAGTAGGGACGAGAGGGAACGGTCGaccagcaagaaaaagaaaagcaaagacaaagagAAGGACCGAGAACGGAAATCTGAGAGTGATAAAGACGTGAAA CAGGTCACAAGGGATTATGATGAAGAGGAGCAGGGATACGACAGcgagaaggagaagaaggaagaaaagaaaacggCAGATTCTTCTCCCAAAGTAAAGGAGTCTGCGGCTGAGAAGGGAAGTGGGGAATCAGCGAGGGAGTCCAAAGTAAATGGGGATGATCACCACGAAGAGGATATGGATATGAGCGACTGA
- the SRSF11 gene encoding serine/arginine-rich splicing factor 11 isoform X1, protein MASSSGTDVIQVTNVSPSASSEQMRTLFGFLGKIEELRLFPPDDSPLPVSSRVCFVKFHEPDSAVVAQHLTNTVFVDRALIVVPYAEGVIPDETKALSLLAPANAVAGLLPGGGLLPTPNPLSQIGAVPLAALGAPALDPALAALGLPGANLNSQSLAADQLLKLMSTVDPKLNHVAAGLVSPSLKSDTSSKEIEEAMKRVREAQSLISAAIEPDKKDEKRRHSRSRSRSRRRRTPSSSRHRRSRSRSRRRSHSKSRSRRRSKSPRRRRSHSRERSRRSRSTSKTRDKKKEEKEKKRSKTPPKSYSTTRRSRSTSRERRRRRSRSGTRSPKKPRSPKRKMSRSPSPRRHKKEKKKDKDKERSRDERERSTSKKKKSKDKEKDRERKSESDKDVKQVTRDYDEEEQGYDSEKEKKEEKKTADSSPKVKESAAEKGSGESARESKVNGDDHHEEDMDMSD, encoded by the exons TGATTCTCCCTTGCCCGTGTCATCACGTGTGTGTTTTGTAAAGTTCCACGAGCCCGACTCGGCGGTTGTGGCCCAGCACCTGACAAACACTGTGTTCGTTGACAGAGCCTTGATAGTGGTTCCATATGCAGAAG GAGTCATTCCTGATGAGACTAAGGCTTTGTCTCTCTTGGCACCAGCCAATGCTGTGGCAGGTCTGCTGCCTGGAGGTGGACTCCTGCCTACTCCCAACCCACTTTCTCAG ATTGGTGCTGTTCCTTTAGCTGCTCTCGGAGCTCCTGCTCTCGATCCTGCCCTTGCTGCTCTTGGGCTTCCTGGAGCAAACTTAAACTCTCAG TCTCTTGCAGCGGATCAGCTACTCAAACTGATGAGCACAGTGGATCCAAA gctgaacCACGTAGCTGCAGGTCTTGTTTCACCAAGCCTGAAATCAGATACCTCCAgtaaagaaatagaagaagCTATGAAAAGAGTACGAGAAGCACAGTCGTTAATTTCTGCTGCTATCGAGCCAG acaaaaaagatgagaaaaggcGGCATTCACGGTCAAGATCGCGCtcaaggaggaggaggacgcCTTCTTCATCTAGACACAG ACGGTCAAGGAGCAGATCAAGGAGAAGGTCCCATTCAAAATCAAGAAGCAGGAGGCGATCTAAAAGTCCAAGGCGAAGAAGATCTCATtccagagagagaagcagaagatcCAGGAGCACATCCAAAACCAG ggataaaaagaaagaagagaaagaaaagaaacgtTCTAAGACTCCCCCCAAAAGCTACAGCACAACGAGGCGATCCAGGAGCACAAGCAG GGAAAGACGGCGTAGAAGAAGCAGGAGTGGAACACGGTCACCTAAAAAGCCCAGGTCACCTAAAAGGAAAATGTCGCGGTCCCCATCTCCCCGCAG gcataaaaaggagaaaaagaaggataaAGACAAAGAGAGAAGTAGGGACGAGAGGGAACGGTCGaccagcaagaaaaagaaaagcaaagacaaagagAAGGACCGAGAACGGAAATCTGAGAGTGATAAAGACGTGAAA CAGGTCACAAGGGATTATGATGAAGAGGAGCAGGGATACGACAGcgagaaggagaagaaggaagaaaagaaaacggCAGATTCTTCTCCCAAAGTAAAGGAGTCTGCGGCTGAGAAGGGAAGTGGGGAATCAGCGAGGGAGTCCAAAGTAAATGGGGATGATCACCACGAAGAGGATATGGATATGAGCGACTGA
- the ANKRD13C gene encoding ankyrin repeat domain-containing protein 13C isoform X1: MTGEKLRSLRRDHKPSKEDGDLLGHGEEEAAAAPGAVFTGGRGSGKGGRAGGHRVFSNNHQQRLKGPAGGGTGPGAEAERCPGHFPVHECVFKGDVRRLSALIRTQGIGQKDSHGNTPLHLAVMLGHKECAHLLLAHNAPVKVKNAQGWSPLAEAISYGDRQMITALLRKLKQQSRESVEEKRPRLLKALKELGDFYLELHWDFQSWVPLLSRILPSDACKIHKQGINIRLDTTLIDFTDMKCQRGDLSFIFNGDAAPSESFVVLDNEQKVYQRIHHEESEMETEEEVDILMSSDIYSATLSTKSITFTRAQTGWLFREDKTERVGNFLADFYLVNGLVLESRKRREHLSEEDILRNKAIMESLSKGGNLMEQNFEPVRRQSLTPPSPNTITWEEYISAENGKAPHLGRELVCKESKKTFKATIAMSQEFPLGIESLLNVLEVIAPFKHFNKLREFVQMKLPPGFPVKLDIPVFPTITATVTFQEFRYDEFDESIFTIPDDYKEDPSRFPDL; the protein is encoded by the exons ATGACCGGCGAGAAGCTGCGCTCGCTGCGCAGGGACCACAAGCCCAGCAAGGAGGACGGGGACCTGCTGGGGCACGGCGAGGAGGAGGCGGCCGCCGCGCCAGGAGCCGTGTTCACCGGGGGGCGCGGGAGCGGCAAaggcggccgggccggggggcACCGCGTGTTCAGCAACAACCACCAGCAGCGGCTGAAGGGCCCGGCGGGCGGCGGGACGGGCCCGGGCGCGGAGGCCGAGCGGTGCCCCGGGCACTTCCCCGTGCACGAGTGCGTCTTCAAGGGGGACGTGAGGCGGCTGTCGGCGCTCATCCGCACGCAGGGCATCGGCCAGAAGGACAGCCACG gaaacaCTCCTTTGCATCTTGCTGTGATGTTGGGACATAAAG AATGTGCCCACTTGCTTTTAGCCCACAACGCTCCAGTAAAGGTGAAAAATGCTCAGGGATGGAGCCCTCTTGCAGAAGCCATCAGCTATGGAGACAGACAAATGA TTACAGCACTCCTACGGAAGCTTAAACAGCAGTCCAGGGAAAGTGTTGAGGAAAAGCGACCTCGATTATTAAAAGCCCTGAAGGAG CTAGGTGACTTCTATCTAGAGCTTCACTGGGATTTTCAAAGCTGGG TGCCTTTACTTTCCCGAATTCTGCCTTCCGATGCATGTAAAATACACAAGCAAGGTATAAATATCAG GCTGGACACAACTCTCATAGATTTTACTGACATGAAGTGCCAACGAGGGGATttaagcttcatttttaatggtGATGCAGCACCCTCTGAATCTTTTGTAGTTTTAGACAACGAACAAAAAGTTTACCAGCGAATACATCATGAG GAATCTGAGATGGAAACGGAGGAAGAGGTTGACATTTTGATGAGCAGTGATATTTACTCAGCAACGTTATCAACCAAATCAATCACCTTCACGCGTGCCCAGACAGGATGGCTTTTTCGAGAAGACAAAACA GAAAGAGTAGGAAACTTCTTGGCAGATTTCTACCTGGTTAATGGACTTGTGTTAGaatcaagaaaaagaagggaacaCCTCAGTGAGGAGGATATTCTTCGGAATAAAGCTATCATGGAGAGCCTGAGTAAAGGTGGCAACTTAATGGAGCAAAACTTTGAG CCCGTCAGACGACAATCCCTCACTCCACCATCGCCCAATACCATTACATGGGAGGAGTACATATCAGCTGAAAATGGAAA AGCTCCTCATTTGGGCAGAGAACTGgtctgcaaagaaagcaagaaaacctTTAAAGCAACAATAGCAATGAGCCAGGAGTTTCCCTTAGGAATCGAATC aTTATTGAATGTTTTAGAAGTAATTGCACCCTTCAAGCACTTTAACAAACTTAGAGAATTTGTTCAGATGAAGCTTCCACCAGGCTTTCCTGTCAAATTAG ATATCCCCGTGTTTCCCACCATCACAGCCACTGTGACTTTCCAGGAGTTCCGTTACGATGAGTTTGATGAGTCCATCTTCACTATTCCTGATGACTACAAGGAGGACCCCAGCCGTTTTCCTGATCTCTAA
- the SRSF11 gene encoding serine/arginine-rich splicing factor 11 isoform X2, whose product MASSSGTDVIQVTNVSPSASSEQMRTLFGFLGKIEELRLFPPDDSPLPVSSRVCFVKFHEPDSAVVAQHLTNTVFVDRALIVVPYAEGVIPDETKALSLLAPANAVAGLLPGGGLLPTPNPLSQIGAVPLAALGAPALDPALAALGLPGANLNSQSLAADQLLKLMSTVDPKLNHVAAGLVSPSLKSDTSSKEIEEAMKRVREAQSLISAAIEPDKKDEKRRHSRSRSRSRRRRTPSSSRHRRSRSRSRRRSHSKSRSRRRSKSPRRRRSHSRERSRRSRSTSKTRDKKKEEKEKKRSKTPPKSYSTTRRSRSTSRERRRRRSRSGTRSPKKPRSPKRKMSRSPSPRRHKKEKKKDKDKERSRDERERSTSKKKKSKDKEKDRERKSESDKDVKVTRDYDEEEQGYDSEKEKKEEKKTADSSPKVKESAAEKGSGESARESKVNGDDHHEEDMDMSD is encoded by the exons TGATTCTCCCTTGCCCGTGTCATCACGTGTGTGTTTTGTAAAGTTCCACGAGCCCGACTCGGCGGTTGTGGCCCAGCACCTGACAAACACTGTGTTCGTTGACAGAGCCTTGATAGTGGTTCCATATGCAGAAG GAGTCATTCCTGATGAGACTAAGGCTTTGTCTCTCTTGGCACCAGCCAATGCTGTGGCAGGTCTGCTGCCTGGAGGTGGACTCCTGCCTACTCCCAACCCACTTTCTCAG ATTGGTGCTGTTCCTTTAGCTGCTCTCGGAGCTCCTGCTCTCGATCCTGCCCTTGCTGCTCTTGGGCTTCCTGGAGCAAACTTAAACTCTCAG TCTCTTGCAGCGGATCAGCTACTCAAACTGATGAGCACAGTGGATCCAAA gctgaacCACGTAGCTGCAGGTCTTGTTTCACCAAGCCTGAAATCAGATACCTCCAgtaaagaaatagaagaagCTATGAAAAGAGTACGAGAAGCACAGTCGTTAATTTCTGCTGCTATCGAGCCAG acaaaaaagatgagaaaaggcGGCATTCACGGTCAAGATCGCGCtcaaggaggaggaggacgcCTTCTTCATCTAGACACAG ACGGTCAAGGAGCAGATCAAGGAGAAGGTCCCATTCAAAATCAAGAAGCAGGAGGCGATCTAAAAGTCCAAGGCGAAGAAGATCTCATtccagagagagaagcagaagatcCAGGAGCACATCCAAAACCAG ggataaaaagaaagaagagaaagaaaagaaacgtTCTAAGACTCCCCCCAAAAGCTACAGCACAACGAGGCGATCCAGGAGCACAAGCAG GGAAAGACGGCGTAGAAGAAGCAGGAGTGGAACACGGTCACCTAAAAAGCCCAGGTCACCTAAAAGGAAAATGTCGCGGTCCCCATCTCCCCGCAG gcataaaaaggagaaaaagaaggataaAGACAAAGAGAGAAGTAGGGACGAGAGGGAACGGTCGaccagcaagaaaaagaaaagcaaagacaaagagAAGGACCGAGAACGGAAATCTGAGAGTGATAAAGACGTGAAA GTCACAAGGGATTATGATGAAGAGGAGCAGGGATACGACAGcgagaaggagaagaaggaagaaaagaaaacggCAGATTCTTCTCCCAAAGTAAAGGAGTCTGCGGCTGAGAAGGGAAGTGGGGAATCAGCGAGGGAGTCCAAAGTAAATGGGGATGATCACCACGAAGAGGATATGGATATGAGCGACTGA
- the SRSF11 gene encoding serine/arginine-rich splicing factor 11 isoform X4, translating to MSTVDPKLNHVAAGLVSPSLKSDTSSKEIEEAMKRVREAQSLISAAIEPDKKDEKRRHSRSRSRSRRRRTPSSSRHRRSRSRSRRRSHSKSRSRRRSKSPRRRRSHSRERSRRSRSTSKTRDKKKEEKEKKRSKTPPKSYSTTRRSRSTSRERRRRRSRSGTRSPKKPRSPKRKMSRSPSPRRHKKEKKKDKDKERSRDERERSTSKKKKSKDKEKDRERKSESDKDVKQVTRDYDEEEQGYDSEKEKKEEKKTADSSPKVKESAAEKGSGESARESKVNGDDHHEEDMDMSD from the exons ATGAGCACAGTGGATCCAAA gctgaacCACGTAGCTGCAGGTCTTGTTTCACCAAGCCTGAAATCAGATACCTCCAgtaaagaaatagaagaagCTATGAAAAGAGTACGAGAAGCACAGTCGTTAATTTCTGCTGCTATCGAGCCAG acaaaaaagatgagaaaaggcGGCATTCACGGTCAAGATCGCGCtcaaggaggaggaggacgcCTTCTTCATCTAGACACAG ACGGTCAAGGAGCAGATCAAGGAGAAGGTCCCATTCAAAATCAAGAAGCAGGAGGCGATCTAAAAGTCCAAGGCGAAGAAGATCTCATtccagagagagaagcagaagatcCAGGAGCACATCCAAAACCAG ggataaaaagaaagaagagaaagaaaagaaacgtTCTAAGACTCCCCCCAAAAGCTACAGCACAACGAGGCGATCCAGGAGCACAAGCAG GGAAAGACGGCGTAGAAGAAGCAGGAGTGGAACACGGTCACCTAAAAAGCCCAGGTCACCTAAAAGGAAAATGTCGCGGTCCCCATCTCCCCGCAG gcataaaaaggagaaaaagaaggataaAGACAAAGAGAGAAGTAGGGACGAGAGGGAACGGTCGaccagcaagaaaaagaaaagcaaagacaaagagAAGGACCGAGAACGGAAATCTGAGAGTGATAAAGACGTGAAA CAGGTCACAAGGGATTATGATGAAGAGGAGCAGGGATACGACAGcgagaaggagaagaaggaagaaaagaaaacggCAGATTCTTCTCCCAAAGTAAAGGAGTCTGCGGCTGAGAAGGGAAGTGGGGAATCAGCGAGGGAGTCCAAAGTAAATGGGGATGATCACCACGAAGAGGATATGGATATGAGCGACTGA